TAAGTTTTTGGTCACTGTTTTCTTTTTGTAGTGCCACGATTTCTGTTTCATCATACAAATACATCGCAACTAAATAAGAACAGTTCCCCATGACTTCTTCATCCTGTAACCAATAGGATTCATCTTCAAAATCTGGTGTCATTACTTTACGTAATACGACTTTATAATTCTTTTCTGCATAATTAATGTGGAGTTCCACATCAAGTTCACTATCTGGTAATATATCTTCCGTTATCTCTGGGAAAATATTCGCGATGGAGCGTCTAGCCTTTTTTTCAGACCCTATGATGTCACAAAATTCATCATTCGCCCAAACCATACGCCCTTTTTCATCAAGCACACCATATGGGATGACCATGTCTTTTAAAAGCTTTCTCTGAATTTCACCATAATTAGTAGCAAACTGTACCATGTCTCCTACAATGGATGGACGTTTTAGAAAATAAAGTAATAATGCAATTATAAAATAAAGCACAACAAAGCAAGACATCACTGCGCTTGCTTTTTTATCAATCATATAAATGCATATATTCATAACGACCAATAAAATGGTTAAAATAAGCGGCCATCTCAAATACGTACGTAATGCACCATATAGTCTATTTTTATTTGTTTTCATATTCATGGCTCCTTAATAAAGCACACCTTCCATACAATTTGCAATCTCGTTTACTATCTAACGGTCGCAGTTGTACCTTTCATTATACCATTATTTCTTCCTAAGTGGAAGTGTTTTTTCTGTTTGTATAAGAATCTCAGAAATATACTAGCTTTTAACTAGATAAACCTTTTTAATAAAATATTGAAAGAAATTAAGATGGTAAACTTTATAAGATATCATCGCTCCGAAAAACGAAAGCAAAATGTCATCTACATCAAACACTCCAACTTTTAATAAAACTTGTAGTATCTCAAAAAGAATCCGTATAATTAAAATAGCCAGAATAAACTTATTTGGATCCTTACACGTTTTAAAAATACCTGGTAGAAATAATCCCATAGGAACAAATAGAAAAAAATTCCCTAGTGTATTTCTTAGCACATATGAGGTATTAAGAGTATGATTAAAAACCCCTGAAATATACTGAAATAGCGTTGTAAAAGGAATGAAATTCGA
This portion of the Clostridium sp. Marseille-P299 genome encodes:
- a CDS encoding VanZ family protein; this encodes MRIVMYMKRTLAFGFYVLCGGILFATLLLGMNSHFYIYWYWLLLLMISCFGTLVLGTHFLCSSFNQIEDKIHCALLVYRFMFVIYIFLIIFILFIFNYQVSISVNNAEYKQLDYLKEHSNFIPFTTLFQYISGVFNHTLNTSYVLRNTLGNFFLFVPMGLFLPGIFKTCKDPNKFILAILIIRILFEILQVLLKVGVFDVDDILLSFFGAMISYKVYHLNFFQYFIKKVYLVKS